The sequence below is a genomic window from Salicibibacter cibarius.
GCTCCCAATACGGCCATTGCACCAACAACGTAGACGAGAGAAGCCGTCACGAATCCCTTCGCAAATAGACCTTCTCCCCCGCTGCTTCCTGCTTTTTTTTCGATCCAACGCCCTAAATCGTTCAAACGCTCTTCAATCCGGCCCCATTCTCCGAGGACGGCGCCGAGAACGAGGCTGCCGATCGTGATCAGAAACTGGTCGCTTTCCAATCCCATATTGATGCCCAACAAAATAACTGCCAACGCGATCGCTTGCATCACCGTCGTTTTCACCCGTTCCGGAATACGTGTGAAAATGAGTCCCAGCATGGAACCAACGATAATCGCAATCCCGTTGACCAACGTACCGATTAAAGCCATCGCCGTCCGATCTCCTTTGCTGCTTCAGTCTAATTATCTATGATAACAGGTTTTGCAATTCATGGGGATTCAAAAACATTCGGATTGATCGATGTACTATGAATCTTAAATTTGTATGTTATAATACAAGAATGAATGAGTATTCATTTTTAGGTAAAAATGTTTCAATATTTTAAAAGGGGTGTTTCTGATGTTGGAAGAAAAAACAGCCATTGTAACGGGAGGAAGCAATGGCATGGGAAAAGCGATGGCAGAACGCTTTGCTTCAAAAGGGGCAAATATTGTCATTACCGGACGAAATGAAGAACGGTTGGCAAATGCAAAATCAGATATCCAGTCCAAAACAGATGCCGGTGTATTAACCGTTCAAATGGACGTGCGCGATCGCGATGATGTTCAACGTACCGTAGATGAAACAAAAAACGCATTCGGACAAATCGACGTTCTCGTCAACAATGCAGCAGGAAACTTTATTTCTCAAGCAGAGAACTTATCGGAAAACGGTTGGAAAGCAGTCATCGATATTTGCTTAAATGGAACGTGGAACTGCTCGCAACTCGTCGGAAAGGAAATGATCGCCCAAAAAACAGGCGGATCGATGTTAAACATGATCGCTACATATGCCTGGACCGGTTCAG
It includes:
- a CDS encoding DUF554 domain-containing protein, which codes for MALIGTLVNGIAIIVGSMLGLIFTRIPERVKTTVMQAIALAVILLGINMGLESDQFLITIGSLVLGAVLGEWGRIEERLNDLGRWIEKKAGSSGGEGLFAKGFVTASLVYVVGAMAVLGALDSGLRLDHSLLYTKAMLDGFSAIFFASMMGIGVLFSVVPVVLYQGTIALLAGQINRIVPDPLLEMFITEMTAAGGVMIVAIGLRLLGIVDVKVANLLPAIPVVFLITSLLYFF
- the fadH gene encoding 2,4-dienoyl-CoA reductase produces the protein MLEEKTAIVTGGSNGMGKAMAERFASKGANIVITGRNEERLANAKSDIQSKTDAGVLTVQMDVRDRDDVQRTVDETKNAFGQIDVLVNNAAGNFISQAENLSENGWKAVIDICLNGTWNCSQLVGKEMIAQKTGGSMLNMIATYAWTGSAGVVHSAAAKGGILALTKSLAIEWGKYGIRVNAMAPGPIENTGGAEKLFASESQVKQIKRMNPLGEVGKLDDVADAAEFLVSSQSRYVNGDCMTVDGGQWIANSRYM